In Rhodanobacter humi, the following are encoded in one genomic region:
- a CDS encoding DUF6680 family protein has translation MSEWGWPAATVFATLVGPILAVQAQKWVERARERKQRKLWVFRQLMATRANRLSMEHVQALNMIDLAFYGRRPFGVYLPTKTETAVTDTWHEYLDHLSTPQTDDAAWGAQSAELFANILSAMAKDVGYSFERVQLKKGAYSPIAHGAQEQQFRELRVALGEVLAGGRSIKMEVTGFPVSQEAVDAQVKLQGKLADALSGAGALRITMVNSTNKGDVG, from the coding sequence ATGAGCGAATGGGGATGGCCGGCAGCCACGGTGTTTGCGACGCTGGTGGGCCCGATCTTGGCCGTGCAGGCGCAAAAATGGGTTGAGCGTGCAAGGGAACGAAAACAACGCAAGTTGTGGGTTTTTCGCCAACTCATGGCCACGCGCGCTAACCGGCTCTCAATGGAGCATGTGCAGGCGCTGAACATGATTGACCTCGCGTTCTACGGGCGGCGTCCTTTCGGGGTCTACCTGCCAACAAAGACAGAAACTGCAGTCACGGATACGTGGCATGAGTACCTCGACCACCTCAGCACTCCGCAAACGGATGACGCTGCATGGGGAGCTCAGAGCGCAGAGCTATTCGCCAATATCTTGAGCGCGATGGCAAAGGATGTGGGTTACTCGTTTGAACGCGTCCAGCTTAAAAAGGGTGCTTATTCGCCCATAGCTCATGGTGCGCAAGAACAACAGTTTCGCGAGTTGCGCGTCGCTCTTGGCGAAGTGCTTGCCGGGGGGCGGTCCATCAAGATGGAAGTGACGGGCTTCCCTGTCAGTCAGGAGGCTGTGGATGCGCAAGTCAAATTGCAGGGCAAGCTAGCCGACGCATTGAGCGGGGCCGGCGCATTGCGCATCACGATGGTCAACAGCACTAACAAGGGCGACGTTGGATAG
- a CDS encoding Do family serine endopeptidase → MASRHPRFSPWLSASLALLLGVALPDTSRAAMPPAVDGQAMPSLAPMLEHVTPAVVNISSKTRVQVRNPYFDDPIFRQFFGLPAVPRERVEQSLGSGVIVDAAKGYILTNNHVVGGADDITVTLQGGRTYKAKLVGTDPDTDVAVIRIQAPNLQALPLADSSKLRVGDFVVAVGEPFGLSETVTSGIVSALGRSGLGPSSSGTGGFQNFIQTDASINPGNSGGALVNLRGQLVGINTMIFSPSGGNVGIGFAIPSNLAAEVMQQLIAHGKVQRGTLGLQSQDITPRIARLLNLAQDQGVVVTGVNAGSPAEQAGLQPGDVLTAIDGKPLRDVNELRNTEGLLPVGSTVKLGVLHDGKTREVSAVLRPEKIASLAGASLDPRLAGVTFNELSESQRSQGMYGVAVGAVQPNSRAATAGLGEGDVVIGVGNQRITGLRMLRELAGVRPRQLVLVVADAEGTHYVLIQ, encoded by the coding sequence ATGGCATCCCGTCACCCGCGTTTTTCACCCTGGCTGAGCGCCTCTCTGGCGCTGCTGCTCGGCGTCGCCCTGCCCGACACGAGCCGCGCCGCGATGCCGCCCGCGGTGGATGGTCAGGCGATGCCGTCGCTGGCGCCGATGCTGGAGCACGTGACGCCGGCGGTGGTGAACATCTCCAGCAAGACGCGGGTGCAGGTGCGCAATCCTTACTTCGACGATCCGATCTTCCGCCAGTTCTTCGGCCTGCCCGCGGTGCCGCGCGAGCGGGTGGAGCAGAGCCTGGGTTCGGGCGTGATCGTGGACGCGGCGAAGGGCTACATCCTCACCAACAACCACGTGGTGGGCGGCGCCGACGACATCACGGTGACGCTGCAGGGCGGCCGCACGTACAAGGCGAAGCTGGTCGGCACCGATCCCGACACCGACGTGGCGGTGATCCGGATCCAGGCGCCGAACCTGCAGGCGCTGCCGCTGGCCGACTCCTCGAAGCTGCGCGTGGGCGACTTCGTGGTGGCGGTGGGCGAACCGTTCGGGCTGAGCGAGACGGTGACCTCGGGCATCGTTTCCGCGCTGGGCCGCTCGGGGCTGGGCCCGTCGTCGTCAGGCACGGGGGGTTTCCAGAACTTCATCCAGACCGACGCCTCGATCAACCCCGGCAACTCCGGCGGCGCGCTGGTGAACCTGCGCGGCCAGCTGGTGGGCATCAACACCATGATCTTCTCGCCCTCGGGCGGCAACGTGGGCATCGGCTTCGCGATCCCCAGCAACCTCGCCGCCGAGGTGATGCAGCAGCTGATCGCGCACGGCAAGGTGCAGCGCGGCACGCTGGGCCTGCAGTCGCAGGACATCACCCCGCGCATCGCGCGTCTGCTGAACCTGGCGCAAGACCAGGGCGTGGTGGTCACCGGCGTCAACGCGGGCTCGCCCGCCGAGCAGGCCGGCCTGCAGCCCGGCGACGTGCTCACCGCGATCGACGGCAAGCCGCTGCGCGACGTGAACGAGCTGCGCAACACCGAGGGCCTGCTGCCGGTGGGCAGCACGGTGAAACTGGGCGTGCTGCACGACGGCAAGACGCGCGAGGTGAGCGCGGTGCTGCGCCCGGAGAAAATCGCCAGCCTCGCCGGCGCCAGCCTCGACCCGCGCCTGGCCGGCGTCACCTTCAACGAGCTCAGCGAGAGCCAGCGCAGCCAGGGCATGTACGGCGTGGCGGTGGGCGCGGTGCAGCCAAACAGCCGCGCCGCCACCGCGGGGCTCGGCGAAGGCGACGTCGTGATCGGCGTGGGCAACCAGCGCATCACCGGCCTGCGCATGCTGCGCGAGCTGGCCGGCGTGCGGCCGCGCCAGTTGGTGCTGGTGGTGGCCGATGCCGAGGGCACGCATTACGTATTAATCCAGTAG
- a CDS encoding Hsp20 family protein: MRTVLDFSPLHRSSIGFERIFGLLEAAQAQPSDNWPPFDTMKLSEDRYRISMAVAGFKRDEIDISVQENLLVVKGERKNDVEGEYLHRGIASRPFVRRFELAEHVRVTDAHLADGLLNISLKRELPEAMKPRRIQINTDDATLAKVRQIEQQAVA, encoded by the coding sequence ATGCGCACTGTTCTTGATTTTTCACCTCTCCATCGCTCCAGCATCGGTTTCGAGCGCATTTTCGGCTTGCTCGAAGCGGCCCAGGCACAACCGTCCGACAACTGGCCGCCCTTCGACACCATGAAGCTCTCCGAGGATCGCTACCGCATCAGCATGGCGGTGGCCGGCTTCAAGCGCGACGAGATCGATATCTCCGTGCAGGAGAACCTGCTCGTCGTCAAGGGCGAACGCAAAAACGACGTCGAAGGCGAATACCTGCATCGCGGCATCGCCTCCCGCCCGTTCGTCCGCCGCTTCGAACTGGCCGAGCACGTCCGGGTCACCGATGCCCATCTCGCCGACGGCCTGCTCAACATCAGCCTCAAGCGCGAATTGCCCGAAGCCATGAAGCCACGCCGGATCCAGATCAATACCGACGATGCGACGCTGGCGAAAGTCCGGCAGATCGAGCAGCAGGCGGTTGCCTGA
- a CDS encoding adenosylcobalamin-dependent ribonucleoside-diphosphate reductase, with protein MSTARAPVTGSELQRDAAAAIPLQPASQDIWDKKYRLRTKAGEPVDADIDGTWQRVARALSEVETTPELREHWNERFLWALRRGAIPAGRITSNAGALEHKPATSTINCTVSGTIRDSMDDILEKVHEAGLTLKAGCGIGYEFSTLRPRGAYVSGAGAYTSGPLSFMDIYDKMCFTVSSAGGRRGAQMGTFDVSHPDVKEFIRAKREDGRLRQFNLSLLVTDGFMQAVEHDHDWPLVFPVHVKEQDEVDLDDPAKVVWREWPTHENYVDREDGLVACKIYGHIRARHLWDMIMVSTYDYAEPGFILIDKVNEMNNNWWCEHIRATNPCGEQPLPPYGSCLLGSVNLTTFVRDPFGPKARFDWDEYREVVKIFTRMLDNVVEINGLPLQQQRDEIMGKRRHGMGFLGLGSTITMLKHRYGSAEAVAFTEDVSREMAVAGWEVALDLAKEKGPAPILAKDYVITGDMLRRRPEMVRDGWKVGDAIPGRVLHAKYSRYMQRVAEVAPNLVAELAETGARFTHHSSIAPTGTISLSLANNASNGIEPSFAHHYSRNVIREGKKSKEKVEVYSYELLAYRALINANALPFSDDPQTRLPDYFVAADDIGPKQHVDIQAASQKWIDSSISKTANVPTDYPYEDFKDIYFYAYKQGLKGCTTFRFNPAAFQGVLVKEADLANTLYHFELEDGSVIELRGNEEVEYDGELHTAANLFDALKEGYYGKF; from the coding sequence ATGAGCACAGCGCGTGCGCCAGTCACGGGTTCGGAACTGCAACGCGACGCCGCCGCGGCGATCCCGCTGCAGCCCGCCTCGCAGGACATCTGGGACAAGAAATACCGCCTGCGTACCAAGGCCGGCGAGCCGGTCGACGCCGACATCGACGGCACCTGGCAGCGCGTGGCGCGTGCACTCTCCGAAGTGGAAACCACGCCCGAGCTGCGCGAGCACTGGAACGAACGCTTCCTGTGGGCGCTGCGCCGTGGCGCGATCCCGGCCGGTCGCATCACTTCCAACGCCGGCGCGCTGGAGCACAAGCCGGCCACCTCCACGATCAACTGCACCGTGTCCGGCACCATCCGCGATTCGATGGACGACATCCTGGAGAAGGTGCACGAAGCGGGCCTCACGCTGAAGGCCGGCTGCGGTATCGGCTACGAGTTCTCCACGCTGCGTCCGCGCGGCGCCTACGTGTCGGGCGCCGGTGCGTACACCTCGGGCCCGCTGTCCTTCATGGACATCTACGACAAGATGTGTTTCACCGTCTCGTCCGCCGGCGGCCGCCGCGGTGCGCAGATGGGCACGTTCGATGTGTCGCATCCCGACGTGAAGGAATTCATCCGCGCCAAGCGCGAGGATGGCCGCCTGCGCCAGTTCAATCTCAGCCTGCTCGTCACCGACGGCTTCATGCAGGCGGTGGAACACGACCACGACTGGCCGCTGGTGTTCCCGGTGCACGTCAAGGAACAGGACGAGGTCGACCTCGACGATCCGGCCAAGGTGGTGTGGCGCGAATGGCCCACCCACGAGAACTACGTCGACCGCGAAGATGGCCTGGTCGCCTGCAAGATCTACGGACACATCCGCGCGCGGCACCTGTGGGACATGATCATGGTCTCCACGTACGACTACGCGGAGCCCGGCTTCATCCTGATCGACAAGGTCAACGAGATGAACAACAACTGGTGGTGCGAGCACATCCGCGCTACCAACCCGTGCGGTGAGCAGCCCTTGCCGCCCTACGGCTCCTGCCTGCTCGGTTCGGTCAACCTCACCACCTTCGTGCGCGATCCGTTCGGGCCGAAGGCGCGCTTCGACTGGGACGAGTACCGCGAGGTGGTGAAGATCTTCACCCGCATGCTCGACAACGTGGTGGAGATCAACGGCCTGCCGCTGCAGCAGCAGCGCGACGAGATCATGGGCAAGCGCCGCCACGGCATGGGCTTCCTGGGCCTGGGCAGCACGATCACCATGCTCAAGCACCGCTACGGCTCGGCCGAGGCGGTGGCGTTCACCGAGGATGTCTCGCGCGAGATGGCCGTGGCCGGGTGGGAAGTGGCGCTGGATCTGGCGAAGGAAAAAGGCCCCGCGCCCATCCTCGCGAAGGACTACGTCATCACCGGCGACATGCTGCGCCGCCGCCCGGAAATGGTGCGCGACGGCTGGAAGGTCGGCGACGCCATTCCCGGCCGCGTGCTGCACGCGAAGTACAGCCGCTACATGCAGCGCGTCGCCGAGGTGGCGCCGAATCTGGTGGCCGAACTCGCCGAGACCGGCGCGCGCTTCACCCACCACAGCTCGATCGCGCCGACCGGCACCATCTCGCTGTCGCTGGCCAACAACGCCAGCAACGGCATCGAGCCAAGCTTCGCCCACCACTACTCGCGCAACGTGATCCGCGAAGGCAAGAAATCGAAGGAAAAAGTCGAGGTCTACAGCTACGAGCTGCTGGCCTACCGCGCGCTGATCAACGCGAACGCGCTGCCGTTCTCCGACGATCCGCAGACCAGGCTGCCGGACTACTTCGTGGCCGCCGACGACATCGGCCCGAAGCAGCACGTCGACATCCAGGCGGCCTCGCAGAAGTGGATCGATTCGTCGATCTCCAAGACCGCGAACGTGCCCACCGACTACCCCTACGAAGACTTCAAGGACATCTACTTCTACGCCTACAAGCAGGGCCTGAAAGGCTGCACCACCTTCCGCTTCAACCCCGCCGCCTTCCAGGGCGTGCTGGTGAAGGAGGCCGACCTTGCGAACACCCTCTACCACTTCGAACTGGAAGACGGTAGCGTTATCGAACTTCGAGGCAATGAAGAAGTGGAATACGACGGCGAGCTGCACACCGCGGCGAACCTGTTCGATGCCTTGAAGGAAGGGTATTACGGCAAGTTCTGA
- a CDS encoding glycoside hydrolase family 2, producing MPPIDPTQRKLFIAIVAATLLALVIVIADLASGGRPDPQPLRAAATLLDGTWRFHVGDDPRWADAATDESAWETIDMTALPGSHDGDVGLPDYVGGWMAHGHPGYHGYAWYRRAVTVPAGHASWDVLGPTLVEDGYELYWNGRLLGGSGRLGADPRVVGTRPLQFALPTDAAGSRGVLAIRTYMDSGSASSADGGGMHTAPILAPRPTSDALHRVQWQRTIAGYIVEVIEPIAMLAVIALALGYRSRSSRKGFLVFASIALALMAARRLNNAITAWTDLMDLTTYAWLASVMWIPTVAAWTWAWNRWCPRPWRSIDVTALALAVAALVGFAIHSASWTSASRLASIALFVVIGVRMVRSGPMRSLAIVTLAAVMAALFGSELLDPLGVPGIWFPFGIGVSRTQYVYAIAIPLLAVLIVRTLSLQKARR from the coding sequence GTGCCGCCGATCGACCCGACACAACGCAAGCTGTTCATAGCCATCGTCGCGGCGACGCTGCTGGCCTTGGTCATCGTGATCGCCGACCTGGCCAGCGGCGGCCGTCCCGATCCGCAGCCGCTGCGCGCCGCCGCCACCTTGCTCGATGGCACCTGGCGCTTCCATGTCGGCGACGACCCGCGCTGGGCGGACGCCGCTACCGACGAGAGCGCTTGGGAGACGATCGACATGACCGCCTTGCCTGGCAGCCACGACGGCGACGTGGGCCTGCCCGATTACGTGGGCGGCTGGATGGCGCACGGCCATCCCGGCTACCACGGCTACGCCTGGTATCGGCGCGCGGTGACGGTGCCGGCCGGGCACGCGTCGTGGGACGTCCTCGGGCCCACCCTCGTCGAGGACGGCTACGAGCTGTATTGGAACGGCCGGTTGCTGGGCGGATCGGGCCGACTCGGCGCGGATCCGCGCGTCGTCGGCACGCGGCCACTGCAGTTCGCCCTGCCCACCGATGCAGCGGGCAGCCGCGGCGTGCTCGCCATCCGCACCTACATGGACTCCGGCTCGGCGAGCAGCGCCGACGGCGGCGGCATGCACACCGCGCCCATCCTTGCGCCTCGACCGACCAGCGATGCGCTGCACCGTGTGCAATGGCAGCGCACCATCGCCGGCTACATCGTCGAGGTGATCGAACCGATCGCGATGCTGGCCGTCATAGCCTTGGCGCTCGGCTACCGGTCACGCAGCAGTCGCAAGGGTTTCCTGGTCTTCGCCAGTATCGCGCTCGCGCTGATGGCAGCCCGGCGCCTCAACAATGCCATCACCGCATGGACCGACCTGATGGACCTGACCACCTATGCATGGCTGGCGTCGGTGATGTGGATACCGACGGTGGCCGCGTGGACATGGGCATGGAACCGCTGGTGCCCGCGTCCGTGGCGCAGCATCGATGTGACGGCGCTGGCACTGGCGGTCGCCGCGTTGGTCGGCTTCGCGATCCATTCGGCGAGCTGGACCAGTGCCAGCCGGCTGGCATCGATCGCGCTGTTCGTCGTGATCGGCGTGCGCATGGTCCGCAGCGGTCCGATGCGGAGCCTGGCGATCGTCACGCTGGCCGCGGTCATGGCCGCGCTGTTCGGCAGCGAGCTGCTCGACCCACTCGGCGTGCCGGGCATCTGGTTCCCGTTTGGCATCGGCGTGTCACGGACGCAATACGTCTACGCAATTGCCATTCCGCTGCTGGCCGTGCTGATCGTGCGGACCTTGTCCTTGCAGAAGGCGCGGCGATGA
- a CDS encoding Hsp20/alpha crystallin family protein has product MNSKSIRTPDWPGHSPAQDPIKQLFDRVFEGGLFQNASSDDSSVVTSQWVPRVDIKEEAHRFVLYADIPGVEPDAIEVQMDKGMLTIKGERKAEVEQSTEQFTRVERRYGAFHRRFALPDSADPDGITATGRNGVLQITIPKRPETTPRRIRVGKAGADAP; this is encoded by the coding sequence ATGAACAGCAAATCGATACGCACGCCCGATTGGCCGGGCCACTCACCCGCGCAAGATCCGATCAAGCAACTCTTCGACAGGGTCTTCGAGGGCGGCCTTTTCCAGAACGCCTCGTCCGACGATTCCTCGGTCGTCACTAGCCAATGGGTTCCCCGCGTCGACATCAAGGAAGAGGCCCATCGGTTCGTCCTCTATGCTGATATCCCGGGCGTCGAACCGGATGCGATCGAGGTGCAGATGGACAAGGGGATGCTCACCATCAAGGGGGAACGCAAGGCCGAGGTCGAGCAAAGCACCGAGCAATTCACCCGCGTCGAACGCCGCTACGGGGCTTTCCATCGACGCTTCGCCCTGCCCGACAGCGCGGATCCGGACGGCATCACCGCAACAGGGCGCAACGGCGTGCTGCAGATCACGATACCGAAGCGCCCTGAAACCACGCCGCGCCGCATCCGGGTGGGCAAGGCGGGCGCCGACGCGCCTTGA
- a CDS encoding TSCPD domain-containing protein, which translates to MAIKIEKKIKGYNVVKPEDKAAPAATPEKAKAAEPRQAEVIQMHESLERPETLIGSTFKIKSPLFEHALYVTINDIVLNAGTKHEQRRPFEIFINSKNMDHFQWIVALTRILSAVFRKGGDVTFIVEELKAVFDPRGGYFKAGGVYMPSIVAEIGGVIEQHMKNIGLIHDPEMSDSQRALIAEKRAAYEAASAKKNSDAGTASPVGAASAATAPAESEAGSFPPGATLCHKCNTQALVLMDGCQTCLNCGYSKCG; encoded by the coding sequence ATGGCGATCAAGATCGAAAAGAAGATCAAGGGCTACAACGTCGTCAAGCCCGAGGACAAGGCCGCGCCGGCCGCCACACCCGAAAAGGCCAAGGCCGCCGAGCCGCGCCAGGCCGAAGTCATCCAGATGCACGAGAGCCTGGAGCGTCCCGAGACGCTGATCGGCTCCACCTTCAAGATCAAGTCACCGCTGTTCGAGCACGCGCTGTACGTCACCATCAACGACATCGTGCTCAACGCCGGCACCAAGCACGAGCAGCGCCGCCCCTTCGAGATCTTCATCAACTCGAAGAACATGGACCACTTCCAGTGGATCGTGGCGCTCACCCGCATCCTCTCCGCCGTGTTCCGCAAGGGCGGCGATGTCACCTTCATCGTGGAAGAGCTGAAGGCCGTGTTCGACCCCCGCGGCGGCTACTTCAAGGCCGGCGGCGTCTACATGCCCAGCATCGTCGCCGAGATCGGCGGCGTGATCGAGCAGCACATGAAGAACATCGGCCTCATCCACGACCCCGAGATGAGCGACAGCCAGCGCGCCCTGATCGCCGAGAAGCGCGCCGCCTACGAGGCGGCCAGCGCAAAAAAAAACTCTGACGCCGGCACCGCCTCCCCCGTAGGAGCGGCTTCAGCCGCGACCGCCCCGGCCGAATCCGAAGCCGGCAGCTTCCCGCCCGGCGCCACGCTGTGCCACAAGTGCAACACCCAGGCACTGGTGCTGATGGATGGGTGCCAGACTTGCTTGAATTGTGGGTATTCGAAGTGCGGGTGA
- a CDS encoding serine hydrolase domain-containing protein, producing MSRLLRWIACLLLLLSADAWAGGPVATVRVAFDRDGITAIRVHGYADLATGRKVTADDPVRIASISKLVTTLGVMRLVEAGKLDLDADASTLLGWRLRNPAFPDTPITLRLLLSHRSSLTDAAGYWQTPLGGELRDILKDPRAWDTKHAPGTYFHYTNLNFPLVAQIMERATGERFDQLMARLVLHPLGIDACFNWALCSDATAARAVVLYDADGEPVKDDNHGRKPACPVTPASDGSCDLSRWRAGENGALFSPQGGLRISAKGLARIGELLLGDGRIDGKRLLKPGSIEAMITPEWQYRPGDGLTYEEDGGNVDQGFFCRYGLAVQTLATPVQGCRDDPFGDGVPRVGHSGSAYGLQAGLWVDRKRGTGVVWFATGMPDDRLGGKSAFSAVEESLAH from the coding sequence TTGAGCAGGCTCTTACGCTGGATCGCCTGCCTGTTGCTGCTGCTGAGCGCTGACGCGTGGGCCGGCGGCCCCGTCGCCACGGTGCGCGTCGCCTTCGACCGCGACGGCATCACCGCGATCCGCGTGCACGGCTATGCCGACCTGGCCACCGGCCGCAAGGTCACCGCCGACGACCCGGTGCGCATCGCCTCGATCTCCAAGCTGGTCACCACGCTGGGCGTGATGCGGCTGGTGGAGGCCGGCAAGCTCGACCTCGATGCGGACGCGTCCACCCTGCTCGGCTGGCGGCTGCGCAATCCGGCCTTCCCGGATACGCCGATCACCCTGCGCCTGCTGCTGTCGCACCGCTCCAGCCTCACCGACGCCGCCGGCTACTGGCAGACGCCGCTGGGCGGCGAGCTGCGCGACATCCTCAAGGACCCGCGCGCCTGGGACACGAAACATGCGCCGGGCACTTACTTCCATTACACCAACCTCAACTTCCCGCTGGTGGCGCAGATCATGGAGCGCGCCACCGGCGAGCGCTTCGACCAGCTGATGGCGCGCCTGGTGCTGCACCCGCTGGGCATAGACGCCTGCTTCAACTGGGCGCTGTGCAGCGACGCCACCGCTGCCCGCGCGGTGGTGCTGTACGACGCCGACGGCGAGCCGGTGAAGGACGACAACCACGGCCGCAAGCCCGCCTGCCCGGTGACGCCGGCCAGCGACGGCAGCTGCGACCTGTCGCGCTGGCGCGCCGGCGAGAACGGCGCGCTGTTCTCGCCGCAGGGCGGCCTGCGCATTTCCGCCAAGGGGCTGGCGCGCATCGGCGAACTGCTGCTCGGCGACGGCCGCATCGACGGCAAGCGCCTGCTCAAGCCCGGCTCCATCGAGGCGATGATCACGCCCGAGTGGCAATACCGCCCCGGCGACGGCCTGACGTACGAGGAAGACGGCGGCAACGTCGACCAAGGCTTCTTCTGCCGCTACGGCCTCGCCGTGCAGACGCTGGCCACGCCGGTGCAAGGCTGCCGCGACGACCCGTTCGGCGATGGCGTGCCGCGCGTGGGGCATTCGGGTTCCGCCTACGGGTTGCAGGCCGGGCTGTGGGTGGATCGCAAGCGCGGCACCGGCGTGGTCTGGTTCGCCACCGGCATGCCGGACGATCGGCTGGGCGGCAAATCGGCGTTCAGCGCGGTGGAAGAGAGCTTGGCGCATTAG